A genome region from Alicyclobacillus acidocaldarius subsp. acidocaldarius DSM 446 includes the following:
- a CDS encoding type II secretion system F family protein, with amino-acid sequence MGSLLYLLFPALFVGAYLARWDVKTRAERRMRKRFGRQTKKPAPMWVRKLVRRGTIFWTVFAAGLGAVTAIYVLHMPVAFGIVAGGALPAFAIEIYQERWMVRYEDGVRQAVELGTGIVEAGGTVEEWILQGEREIEGPLQAVFARGAQQVRERLSVADWLRYTADTTPSNYWSYVCNGVLSHLDSGGDLVRFFVEVARELQVREKYRRVMAQQRKEATQLLLAMLVSPAALYLMFRRTLDNLMQAEPFTQVLFAVALVGYVVLFWFARRMARAKEMI; translated from the coding sequence ATGGGATCGTTGCTCTATCTCCTCTTCCCGGCGCTCTTTGTGGGCGCGTATTTGGCGCGGTGGGACGTGAAGACACGCGCTGAACGCCGGATGCGAAAACGGTTTGGGCGTCAGACCAAGAAACCCGCGCCGATGTGGGTGCGGAAACTCGTTCGACGCGGGACGATCTTCTGGACGGTCTTCGCGGCGGGACTCGGTGCGGTCACGGCCATTTACGTCCTGCACATGCCTGTCGCGTTTGGCATTGTGGCGGGCGGCGCGTTGCCAGCGTTCGCGATCGAGATCTATCAGGAGCGGTGGATGGTACGGTACGAGGACGGCGTCCGTCAGGCGGTGGAGCTCGGCACGGGCATCGTCGAAGCGGGCGGGACGGTGGAGGAGTGGATCTTGCAAGGCGAGCGTGAGATCGAAGGCCCCCTTCAAGCGGTCTTTGCTCGCGGCGCGCAACAGGTGCGCGAGCGGTTGTCGGTGGCAGATTGGCTGCGATACACGGCAGACACCACGCCGAGTAACTACTGGTCGTATGTCTGTAACGGCGTGCTGTCACATCTGGATTCGGGCGGCGATTTGGTACGGTTTTTCGTTGAAGTCGCTCGTGAGCTTCAGGTGCGAGAGAAGTACCGTCGCGTCATGGCACAACAGCGCAAAGAGGCGACGCAGCTCCTCCTCGCGATGCTCGTCTCGCCCGCGGCGCTCTATCTCATGTTTCGACGGACCCTCGACAACCTGATGCAAGCCGAACCGTTCACGCAGGTGCTCTTTGCGGTCGCGCTCGTGGGGTATGTGGTGCTGTTCTGGTTTGCGCGGCGCATGGCAAGAGCCAAGGAGATGATTTGA
- a CDS encoding ParM/StbA family protein, translating into MIVGLDVGFGHLKWTTDGHTVHRMPAVAAPTWTEPDVVSGDHAWVVGEHAEREDATLAVALDHERLSRPEFQALLGYVFATLPDEPLQVVSGLPYSATEEEQANYERQLREIVGPYQVGERVWKGPVPSVTLFRQAQAALIDALFDERNRPRRPELLQEGLRIALIDVGYKTTDVVVAVLFPAYQIVREMSLSLDVGVHNVEAMLQRAYQRAYGAEMLDRERMRLALDGKRIYRFGQPVTLPVDEARRQVAERIRAGVVQHWGRAISTVARVFLAGGGAALLGAYLAQPPLVAEMVPDPQGANARGFYKLGRFAETA; encoded by the coding sequence TTGATTGTCGGTCTTGACGTGGGATTCGGCCATTTGAAATGGACCACAGACGGGCACACCGTCCACCGCATGCCCGCGGTGGCGGCGCCCACTTGGACCGAACCGGATGTGGTCTCGGGGGACCATGCTTGGGTCGTGGGAGAACACGCGGAACGTGAGGACGCGACGCTCGCCGTGGCGCTGGACCACGAGCGGCTGTCGCGGCCTGAGTTTCAAGCGCTTCTTGGCTATGTGTTCGCCACGTTGCCGGATGAGCCGCTGCAAGTCGTGTCCGGGCTTCCGTACTCGGCGACGGAGGAAGAACAAGCGAACTACGAGCGACAATTGCGCGAGATTGTGGGGCCATACCAGGTAGGTGAGCGAGTTTGGAAAGGACCCGTCCCGTCGGTGACGCTCTTTCGCCAGGCGCAGGCGGCGCTCATCGACGCGCTCTTTGACGAACGCAATCGGCCGAGGCGTCCAGAACTTTTGCAAGAGGGCCTGCGCATCGCGCTCATCGACGTCGGGTACAAGACGACGGACGTGGTGGTCGCGGTGCTCTTCCCGGCCTATCAGATTGTGCGGGAGATGAGCCTGAGCCTGGATGTTGGGGTGCATAACGTTGAGGCCATGCTGCAACGGGCGTATCAGCGGGCTTACGGCGCCGAAATGCTGGACCGGGAGCGGATGCGGCTCGCGCTGGACGGGAAGCGCATCTATCGCTTTGGACAGCCCGTGACGCTGCCTGTGGACGAGGCGCGGCGGCAGGTGGCAGAGCGCATTCGTGCAGGTGTCGTGCAACATTGGGGGCGAGCGATCTCCACGGTTGCCCGCGTGTTTCTGGCCGGAGGCGGCGCAGCGCTTCTCGGCGCGTATTTGGCGCAACCGCCGCTTGTGGCGGAGATGGTCCCTGATCCGCAGGGGGCCAACGCGCGAGGGTTCTACAAATTGGGGCGGTTTGCGGAAACGGCGTAA
- a CDS encoding type II secretion system F family protein: MLLPLLFVWAGWPIVKRVDPVVGDTWYRVRRQYRLTEGKSPTERIKRLVYGYLEAVIPASWLAPFDRILVLSGQAGKRRALDVLLIQAGMLAIVIFLAVWAKHTPTWFILLYGFLVMVIPWRRWYRRIQARRRDAAWQVRQLKRRFVSLLRRRIPLEEALWQIAKDAAAQRTDFGRRFVARMQEARVRALGDALHDLAEEFRVPELTRFVQAIRHAEANSLGSLADILETQIRDESAQLDELVEAEKNAMQLKLRMMSVVMFVYILGWAGYFAFAVFRHQIQTGQGILGLF; this comes from the coding sequence GTGCTGTTGCCTCTGCTCTTTGTCTGGGCCGGTTGGCCAATCGTGAAGCGCGTGGACCCCGTGGTGGGGGACACCTGGTACCGTGTCCGTCGGCAGTACCGCTTAACAGAGGGCAAATCCCCGACGGAGCGGATCAAGCGCCTCGTCTACGGCTATCTGGAGGCGGTGATCCCCGCTTCGTGGCTCGCGCCCTTTGACCGTATTCTGGTGCTCTCAGGGCAAGCGGGGAAACGCCGAGCGCTCGATGTGCTCCTCATCCAGGCGGGAATGCTGGCGATCGTGATCTTCCTCGCCGTCTGGGCAAAGCATACGCCGACGTGGTTCATCCTGCTCTATGGGTTTTTGGTCATGGTCATCCCGTGGCGGCGGTGGTATCGGCGCATCCAGGCCCGGCGTCGGGACGCGGCGTGGCAAGTGCGTCAGTTAAAGCGCCGATTCGTGAGCCTGCTTCGACGGCGAATCCCGCTCGAAGAGGCCCTGTGGCAGATTGCGAAGGACGCCGCGGCGCAGCGGACAGACTTTGGTCGGCGCTTTGTGGCCCGTATGCAGGAAGCGCGCGTGAGAGCCTTGGGGGACGCGCTCCACGACTTGGCGGAGGAATTTCGCGTCCCCGAGCTGACGCGCTTCGTGCAGGCGATTCGGCATGCAGAAGCCAATAGTCTCGGGTCGCTCGCGGATATTCTGGAGACACAAATCCGTGATGAATCTGCGCAGCTCGATGAGCTTGTCGAAGCTGAGAAGAACGCGATGCAACTCAAACTCCGCATGATGTCAGTCGTGATGTTTGTCTACATTCTCGGCTGGGCCGGATACTTCGCGTTCGCGGTGTTTCGGCACCAGATCCAGACGGGACAAGGGATCTTGGGGTTGTTCTGA
- a CDS encoding EAL domain-containing protein has product MSSLLTVYFQPIWDLWTRTVVGYEALVRGQRADRVISAHEVFREAGEHGGAVAVDAEARRMALERLSYLPQETRLFVNLLPKTVETIAPHLWFPRGARLERIVVEVSERTKRAERLQQGLTPLRLHGLQVALDDYGVERTNLHLLEVLQPEWIKLDLSFVREGRWELIRSLRRFVEDWPGMHLIVEGVESKVDIERCLDAGVRYMQGFALGIPLPLTDALRVEVDPR; this is encoded by the coding sequence ATGTCGAGTCTCTTAACGGTGTACTTTCAACCCATCTGGGACTTGTGGACGCGCACGGTGGTGGGGTATGAGGCGCTCGTTCGGGGGCAACGGGCAGATCGAGTGATCTCGGCGCATGAGGTGTTTCGGGAGGCTGGTGAACACGGCGGGGCCGTGGCGGTCGACGCGGAGGCGCGGCGCATGGCGCTCGAACGGCTGTCCTATCTGCCGCAGGAGACACGACTGTTCGTGAACCTGCTGCCGAAGACGGTGGAGACGATCGCGCCCCATCTTTGGTTTCCGCGCGGCGCGCGTCTGGAGCGCATCGTCGTCGAGGTCTCCGAGCGCACCAAGCGCGCGGAGCGGTTACAACAAGGGCTCACGCCCCTTCGCCTCCATGGCCTTCAGGTGGCGCTGGATGATTACGGCGTGGAACGCACCAACCTGCACCTGCTCGAGGTCTTGCAGCCGGAGTGGATCAAGCTGGACCTGTCGTTTGTGCGGGAGGGACGCTGGGAGTTGATTCGCAGCTTGCGACGGTTCGTCGAGGATTGGCCTGGAATGCACCTGATTGTAGAGGGCGTCGAGTCCAAGGTGGACATTGAGCGCTGTCTGGACGCCGGCGTGCGGTACA